A genomic region of Gemmata massiliana contains the following coding sequences:
- a CDS encoding HD domain-containing protein codes for MPLPEPFKITELWKTLAARPAELDIRIRVALEPMLDKAEMVLREGAPATKDFTLHDEAHAFRVAQRMHEIINGEVLEKLSSYELALLLLSAYLHDIGMAPKRKHVERHRRHLLRGDAEQTDKLNDAEAAEVRKFLDNSPWNVELPLVRDGKADEAAEVLANEIVTDYCRHKHNDWSEAWINENLPAGNADHALPNYPGWRDDLILICRSHHYGYEHLKTDKFLPTLVWSHHIVHRRYLACVLRVADVLENDPERTPAVLFEHRGVRASSEVYWQKDHYLNVTRDGDHLAVVTEPTSAALEKAVRTTVEWIEAELRLCVQLASELPFQNASFSTKEPLPHRWDYPAVVVPTINAKGGYVYIEGAFRPNTRRLLELLSGVELYQNPLVAVRELLQNAFDAVREAIAVKRLQEIALGEDPGEDDLAKRFTVDLRLEERDGRLWLICRDDGVGMNRRVIENYLLVSGSSRRHEIEEINRRCQVQGFKMGRTGKFGIGALSYFMLADRVEFKTARRNHPLDTPETDGWHFITNGVGAFGELRTTSRYSLGDGGCEVTLRVRKELSGKDDEGKGLSERLEEYLRETVRRIPCRLRWSLDVTKSQWTENIAPGWTLSDGRRNGLFVHGIHESVDSILGLKFRDPFATLTAPRNEIAALSEKSEKIIDAIIKRTHWKVQEIRDKAGDAIARIHMPWFNLVAGESNVVILHDSVFADFGIDLSDCQGVSPPEKLCISWRGMDLDIGSDELNQLESIIPRGLMVEVDFSDEAYGSPTVNRGSLSASERRLSFFQQISASGSALAAGIVLPHSSYAFVSAVWNDTLWSGPVTWYQPELVGTGSSWAPLQYPAILTQRFHDDDSFNFKFNSDEQVDLLAKVRIAREGRAYNLEPHTVRIPDRVCLYSRVGAL; via the coding sequence ATGCCACTGCCCGAACCCTTCAAGATCACCGAACTATGGAAGACTCTCGCGGCACGCCCGGCAGAACTCGACATTCGCATTCGCGTCGCGCTGGAACCAATGTTAGATAAGGCCGAGATGGTGCTGCGTGAAGGTGCGCCAGCGACAAAGGATTTCACACTCCACGACGAAGCCCATGCGTTTCGCGTTGCGCAGCGGATGCACGAAATTATCAATGGCGAGGTTCTCGAAAAGCTCAGCAGTTACGAATTGGCGCTCTTGCTTCTGTCGGCGTACTTGCACGACATCGGTATGGCCCCGAAGAGAAAACACGTTGAACGCCACCGGCGGCACCTTCTTCGCGGCGACGCTGAACAAACTGACAAACTGAACGATGCAGAAGCCGCAGAGGTGCGGAAGTTCCTCGACAACTCCCCGTGGAACGTCGAACTCCCGTTGGTACGTGATGGTAAGGCTGATGAAGCGGCAGAGGTGCTCGCAAACGAGATCGTCACCGATTACTGTCGTCACAAGCACAACGACTGGAGTGAAGCTTGGATTAATGAGAACCTTCCGGCCGGGAATGCTGACCACGCACTGCCGAACTACCCCGGCTGGCGCGATGACCTCATTCTGATTTGCCGGAGTCACCACTACGGCTACGAGCACCTAAAAACGGACAAGTTCCTACCCACGTTAGTGTGGAGCCACCACATTGTTCACCGCCGGTATCTGGCGTGCGTACTGCGAGTGGCAGACGTTTTGGAGAACGACCCGGAACGTACACCGGCGGTTCTATTCGAGCATCGTGGCGTGCGCGCCTCGAGCGAAGTGTACTGGCAGAAAGATCATTACTTGAATGTTACCCGTGACGGCGATCACTTGGCCGTTGTCACTGAACCAACTTCGGCAGCACTGGAAAAGGCAGTTCGCACCACGGTCGAGTGGATCGAGGCTGAACTGCGCCTGTGCGTCCAACTCGCCAGTGAGCTACCGTTTCAGAATGCCAGTTTCAGTACGAAAGAACCGCTGCCGCACAGGTGGGATTACCCCGCTGTGGTTGTCCCCACCATCAATGCGAAAGGCGGGTACGTGTACATTGAGGGCGCGTTTCGTCCGAATACGCGCCGGCTGCTCGAACTGCTCTCTGGGGTTGAACTGTATCAGAACCCGCTGGTAGCAGTGCGCGAATTGCTACAGAACGCATTCGACGCGGTTCGGGAGGCAATCGCGGTTAAGCGGTTGCAGGAAATTGCACTCGGTGAAGACCCAGGCGAGGACGATCTTGCTAAACGGTTCACCGTCGACCTGCGCCTGGAGGAACGCGACGGACGCCTGTGGCTGATTTGTCGAGATGACGGGGTCGGAATGAATCGGCGGGTGATTGAGAATTACTTGTTGGTAAGCGGCAGCTCGCGCCGTCACGAGATCGAGGAAATTAACCGGCGCTGCCAGGTGCAGGGATTCAAAATGGGTCGAACCGGGAAGTTTGGGATTGGCGCTCTCAGTTACTTCATGCTGGCTGATCGAGTCGAGTTTAAGACGGCTCGGCGAAATCACCCACTGGACACGCCTGAGACAGATGGATGGCACTTCATCACAAACGGAGTCGGAGCGTTCGGTGAATTGCGGACAACCTCCAGATACTCTCTGGGCGATGGTGGCTGCGAGGTCACTCTACGCGTGCGGAAAGAATTATCGGGTAAGGATGACGAGGGGAAGGGGCTATCTGAAAGATTAGAAGAGTACCTTCGCGAGACGGTACGTCGGATTCCTTGTCGGTTACGCTGGTCACTAGACGTTACTAAAAGCCAGTGGACAGAAAACATTGCACCGGGATGGACATTAAGTGATGGGAGAAGAAATGGATTGTTTGTGCATGGTATCCATGAGTCGGTAGATTCAATACTTGGATTGAAATTTCGAGACCCGTTCGCGACACTTACTGCGCCCAGGAATGAGATTGCTGCGCTATCGGAAAAATCTGAAAAAATAATTGATGCTATCATCAAGAGGACGCACTGGAAGGTTCAGGAGATTAGAGATAAGGCAGGCGATGCAATTGCCCGTATTCATATGCCGTGGTTCAATCTAGTTGCTGGTGAGTCTAATGTTGTTATTTTACATGATAGTGTGTTTGCCGATTTTGGAATCGATTTGAGCGATTGTCAAGGGGTGTCGCCACCTGAGAAGTTATGCATATCTTGGAGAGGTATGGATCTTGATATTGGTAGTGATGAATTGAATCAATTGGAATCTATAATTCCAAGAGGGTTGATGGTTGAGGTCGACTTTTCCGATGAAGCTTATGGATCGCCGACGGTTAATCGTGGGTCACTTTCTGCGTCCGAAAGACGTTTATCGTTTTTCCAACAAATTTCAGCAAGTGGCAGTGCGTTAGCTGCCGGCATCGTTCTGCCTCACTCATCATACGCATTCGTCTCGGCAGTTTGGAATGATACTTTGTGGAGTGGTCCCGTTACTTGGTATCAGCCCGAGTTAGTGGGGACCGGTTCTTCGTGGGCTCCCCTTCAATACCCTGCGATCCTTACTCAACGATTTCACGACGATGATTCATTCAATTTTAAATTCAATTCAGATGAGCAAGTCGATTTGCTGGCAAAGGTGCGGATCGCGCGTGAAGGAAGGGCGTACAACTTGGAACCTCATACGGTCAGAATTCCGGACCGTGTCTGCCTCTACTCCAGGGTTGGCGCACTATGA
- the ilvA gene encoding threonine ammonia-lyase, biosynthetic has protein sequence MARTASAFTVRERMDARLLDYLQRILTARVYDVAAESPLERAARLSARVGTPVWLKREDTQPVFSFKLRGAYNKMARLSPDQRARGVICASAGNHAQGVALSARRLRCRAVVVMPVTTPRLKSDAVRALGAEVVLHGDSYTDAYHHAAELGARSDLTFVHPFDDPDVIAGQGTIGMEILRQHPGPLRAVFVPIGGGGLVAGVAAYVKAVRPEVQVIGVQMADSDAMRRSVQSGERVQLNDVGLFADGTAVKLVGAETFRLARDLVDAFVTVDTDAVCAAIKDVFEDTRSILEPAGAMSVAAAKRFAEEHGPSDLGLVAVTSGANMNFDRLRFVAERAEAGEGREALFAVTIPEERGSFRRLCEAIGRRNVTEFNYRISDERVAHVFVGLAVSDREEARALHWTFTDMGFEALDLVDDDLAKDHIRHMVGGPSRLARDERLYRFQFPERPGALVRFLAAMPPDWNISLFHYRNQGADYGRILVGLQVPAGDRAAFEAFTAALGYPCVDETANPVYRLFLC, from the coding sequence ATTGCCCGTACCGCAAGTGCCTTTACAGTAAGGGAACGGATGGACGCCAGATTGTTAGACTACCTGCAACGCATCCTCACCGCGCGCGTGTACGACGTGGCCGCCGAGTCGCCCCTGGAGCGCGCCGCGCGCCTCTCGGCCCGGGTCGGCACCCCCGTTTGGCTCAAGCGCGAGGACACCCAGCCGGTGTTCAGCTTCAAGCTCCGCGGCGCGTACAACAAGATGGCCCGCCTGTCCCCGGACCAGCGCGCGCGCGGGGTCATTTGCGCGTCCGCCGGGAACCACGCCCAGGGCGTCGCGCTCAGCGCCCGGCGCCTCAGGTGCCGCGCCGTCGTCGTGATGCCCGTCACCACCCCGCGCCTGAAGTCCGACGCGGTCCGTGCCCTCGGCGCCGAGGTCGTGCTCCACGGGGACAGTTACACCGACGCCTACCACCACGCCGCCGAACTCGGCGCCCGGTCCGACCTCACGTTCGTCCACCCATTCGACGACCCGGACGTGATCGCCGGCCAGGGCACCATCGGCATGGAGATCCTGCGCCAGCACCCCGGTCCGCTCCGCGCGGTCTTCGTGCCGATCGGGGGCGGGGGCCTCGTCGCCGGGGTCGCCGCATACGTGAAGGCCGTGCGCCCGGAGGTCCAGGTGATCGGCGTGCAAATGGCCGATTCCGACGCCATGCGCCGGTCCGTTCAGTCCGGCGAGCGGGTCCAGTTGAATGACGTGGGGCTGTTCGCCGACGGCACCGCGGTGAAGCTCGTGGGCGCGGAAACGTTTCGCCTCGCGCGCGACCTCGTTGACGCATTCGTGACCGTGGATACCGACGCGGTGTGCGCCGCGATCAAGGACGTGTTCGAGGACACACGCAGTATCCTGGAACCCGCGGGAGCAATGAGTGTGGCCGCGGCGAAGCGGTTCGCGGAGGAGCACGGGCCGAGCGACCTGGGGTTGGTGGCCGTTACCAGTGGGGCCAACATGAACTTCGACCGGCTCCGGTTCGTGGCGGAGCGGGCCGAGGCGGGCGAGGGGCGCGAGGCGCTGTTCGCGGTCACGATCCCGGAGGAGCGCGGGAGCTTCCGGCGCCTGTGCGAAGCGATCGGTCGGCGCAACGTGACGGAGTTCAACTACCGCATCTCCGACGAGCGCGTGGCGCACGTGTTCGTGGGCCTAGCGGTGAGCGACCGGGAGGAAGCGCGGGCGCTGCACTGGACGTTCACCGACATGGGATTCGAGGCCCTGGACCTGGTGGACGACGACCTGGCGAAGGACCACATTCGCCACATGGTGGGCGGCCCGAGCCGTCTGGCGCGCGACGAGCGCCTGTACCGGTTCCAGTTCCCCGAGCGCCCCGGCGCGCTGGTGCGGTTCCTGGCGGCCATGCCCCCGGACTGGAACATCAGCCTGTTCCACTACCGCAACCAGGGCGCGGACTACGGACGCATCCTGGTCGGGCTCCAGGTGCCCGCCGGCGACCGGGCCGCGTTCGAGGCGTTCACGGCCGCGCTCGGGTACCCGTGCGTGGACGAAACCGCGAACCCCGTCTACCGCCTGTTCCTGTGCTGA
- a CDS encoding phage major capsid protein — translation MNHKKLVESVKAHGPEALAGLNGALAAKALRPHELDLGALFIECFGYSNFSHCRQHLGDCASRAHDVMTRARVEEAAGANSTAAFLNITQQFAYSAVLEAYDVPSRVFVNAIPTRPSKFKSERLPGITHIGDEVAVVEEGKPYPEVGVSEDWTDTPETKKRGMVARATKEAVFFDQTGEFMNRLSFLGEWLGVNDEKRAIDCVIDAGETANNQYRYKWRNTSIPTYGDNSGTHTWDNLANGLTLTDFNSINTAWQVLVGITDPYTGEPQNVTIKHICVPPALAFTVPFALKGMVKRTAPGYATTGNPTGTEIDNPVGDIVGNLQVLTSQLFRNRSGSDTAWFMGDVGRAFEQIENWPLTVTAIGAGSQLEFDNDIIFQSKVSKRSTFSTRQPRAMVKCA, via the coding sequence ATGAACCACAAGAAGCTCGTCGAATCTGTGAAGGCCCACGGCCCCGAGGCCCTCGCGGGGCTGAACGGGGCGCTGGCAGCCAAGGCCCTCCGGCCGCACGAACTGGACCTGGGGGCGCTCTTCATCGAGTGCTTCGGGTACTCCAACTTCTCCCACTGCCGCCAGCACCTGGGCGACTGTGCGAGCCGTGCGCACGACGTAATGACCCGCGCCCGCGTAGAGGAAGCGGCGGGGGCCAACTCCACCGCCGCGTTCCTGAACATCACCCAACAGTTCGCGTACTCGGCAGTGCTCGAAGCCTACGACGTTCCCTCGCGCGTGTTCGTCAACGCCATCCCCACGCGCCCCTCGAAGTTCAAATCCGAGCGCCTGCCCGGGATCACCCACATCGGGGACGAAGTGGCGGTGGTCGAGGAGGGGAAGCCGTACCCGGAAGTGGGCGTCTCCGAGGACTGGACCGACACACCTGAAACGAAGAAGCGCGGCATGGTGGCCCGGGCCACGAAGGAGGCCGTGTTCTTCGACCAGACCGGCGAGTTCATGAACCGGCTCAGCTTTTTGGGCGAATGGCTGGGCGTCAATGACGAAAAACGCGCCATCGACTGCGTCATCGATGCGGGCGAAACCGCGAACAACCAGTACCGGTACAAGTGGCGCAACACGTCCATCCCCACCTACGGGGACAACAGCGGTACCCACACCTGGGACAATCTGGCGAACGGGCTGACGCTCACGGACTTCAACTCGATCAATACCGCGTGGCAGGTGCTCGTGGGGATCACCGACCCCTACACGGGCGAACCGCAAAACGTCACCATCAAGCACATCTGCGTGCCCCCGGCGCTCGCGTTTACGGTGCCGTTCGCGCTCAAGGGCATGGTGAAGCGCACCGCCCCGGGCTACGCGACCACCGGGAATCCCACGGGCACGGAGATCGACAACCCGGTGGGCGACATCGTGGGCAACCTCCAGGTGCTCACGAGCCAACTGTTCCGGAACCGGAGCGGGTCCGATACCGCCTGGTTCATGGGGGATGTTGGCCGAGCCTTCGAGCAGATCGAGAACTGGCCCCTTACGGTCACCGCAATCGGGGCCGGTAGCCAGCTCGAGTTCGACAACGACATCATCTTCCAGTCGAAAGTGTCCAAGCGGTCCACGTTTAGCACGCGCCAGCCCCGTGCGATGGTGAAGTGCGCGTAG
- a CDS encoding leucine-rich repeat domain-containing protein: MSEPMIPTEEEIAALPRWARVAFAVRCARRVLPLVRHFWPEAPEDRLSALACAVRDAGAAAAHATAAASSYAISYSAEAYPNSDDKDAFSPIAYAAADTVTDAARAAASEGKDVTFFAARATARAATAIRYALEASRVRDLITSEVRTDFDTLVWNARGAQWTDNTPVQPGVFGPLWPDGLPLGWPVDSEPVAPFARVEARSPTEAEIAQLPRWARVALAVRCARRVLPLFRHDWPAAPFEHIESVVQAVELAERLWAQAAAGFRGSNRAVAARAGRAAGIAYTAGAYIAVYVGDAAVNAVHAAGGDSIDKAYAAIAYAVDASAGFSPLARNAIRADFDALKRAMVERQWTYATTVLPDFFGPLWPDGLPPGWPVEDTPSEPANPQDDAQTVVPSPSRARRQREGAVGGPVFVPGDRVPHAEMWVLVELIGKGGFAQVWLARHRQTNESRAVKFCTHAVARERLPDVARHESNVASYVQQHTGTSAGCHPNIVPLYECNLRGEIPWLMYEFVPGKRSVANVIEDLQTLSAADRVARSVPLLHTIACAVGQFHRLERQIVHRDLTPKNVLMDGDVPRITDFGIGGAAVTAAVADATGLTEFTVRVDTMLRSAGTPPHASAQQLAGNAPDPRDDVYALGVMAYQMLTGELGAPGADARDKLEDLGVPDGVIRLIVKSVSDPSRRPKDAVEWAEVLVPLLSDRPAIARPLKRSVTVPGVWFSRPAADSNAEWERVGHSPCEITFAPDRAYQLSVSNQVADADLEGFRDLIDVLSFSLLTMSLCGAVTSVGLMHLSRLVALTSLDLSNCRSVADLSPLSGLTALTSLDLSNCRGVADFSPLSGLTALTSLDLGFCNRAMDLSPLSGLTALTSLYLNSNRIADLSPLSGLTALTNLDLNSNRIADLSPLSGLTALTSLDLGFCNRATDLAPLSGLTALTNLNLRNCGIMDLAPLSGLTALTNLNLQNCRGITDLAPLSGLTALTNLDLNSCKGLTDLAPLAGLTALTALNLGHCEQITDLTPLLSLTALTTLDLYYCDDKLALPDELQKRVKILR; this comes from the coding sequence ATGAGCGAACCGATGATCCCAACCGAGGAGGAGATCGCGGCGCTGCCGCGCTGGGCACGGGTGGCGTTCGCGGTGCGGTGCGCGCGGCGCGTGCTCCCACTGGTGAGGCACTTCTGGCCCGAGGCTCCGGAAGATCGATTGTCGGCTCTCGCCTGTGCGGTCCGTGATGCGGGAGCCGCGGCAGCTCACGCTACCGCGGCGGCGAGCTCTTACGCGATCTCGTACTCGGCCGAGGCGTACCCGAACTCGGACGATAAGGATGCGTTCTCTCCGATTGCCTATGCAGCGGCCGATACCGTCACCGATGCCGCGCGTGCGGCGGCTTCAGAGGGGAAGGACGTTACATTTTTTGCCGCCCGTGCGACCGCGCGAGCAGCAACGGCTATTCGCTACGCTTTGGAAGCTTCTCGTGTTCGGGATTTGATTACGTCCGAAGTGCGTACTGATTTCGATACCCTTGTGTGGAATGCCCGCGGAGCACAGTGGACCGACAATACACCAGTGCAACCGGGCGTCTTTGGCCCTCTCTGGCCCGACGGCCTTCCCCTTGGGTGGCCCGTTGACAGTGAACCAGTTGCTCCGTTTGCTCGGGTCGAAGCGCGATCGCCAACTGAAGCGGAAATCGCTCAATTGCCGCGCTGGGCACGGGTAGCACTTGCGGTCCGGTGCGCCCGTCGCGTACTGCCACTATTCCGGCACGACTGGCCGGCCGCACCTTTTGAGCACATTGAGTCTGTGGTTCAGGCGGTTGAGCTCGCGGAACGATTGTGGGCTCAGGCTGCCGCCGGGTTCCGTGGTTCTAACCGGGCCGTTGCGGCGCGGGCCGGGCGCGCCGCCGGGATCGCTTATACGGCGGGTGCTTACATTGCTGTTTATGTCGGGGACGCCGCCGTCAATGCGGTCCACGCAGCCGGCGGTGATTCCATTGATAAGGCTTACGCCGCAATTGCCTACGCTGTCGATGCTTCTGCTGGCTTCTCACCTCTGGCTCGTAATGCCATTCGCGCGGATTTTGATGCCCTGAAACGCGCTATGGTTGAGCGGCAATGGACTTACGCGACTACCGTGCTGCCAGATTTTTTCGGCCCCCTTTGGCCCGACGGCCTTCCACCGGGGTGGCCTGTTGAAGATACTCCTTCGGAACCAGCGAACCCGCAAGACGACGCCCAGACGGTTGTGCCGTCCCCATCTCGGGCTCGCAGACAGCGCGAAGGCGCCGTCGGGGGGCCTGTGTTTGTGCCGGGTGATCGCGTGCCGCACGCCGAGATGTGGGTTCTTGTGGAATTAATCGGGAAGGGCGGATTCGCGCAGGTGTGGCTCGCCCGGCACCGTCAGACGAACGAGTCGCGCGCCGTCAAGTTTTGTACCCACGCGGTCGCTCGTGAACGGTTGCCCGATGTGGCCCGACACGAGTCGAACGTCGCGTCGTATGTGCAACAACACACCGGTACGTCAGCCGGGTGCCACCCCAACATTGTGCCCCTTTACGAGTGCAACCTGCGGGGTGAGATCCCGTGGCTGATGTACGAATTCGTTCCGGGTAAGCGCTCGGTCGCGAACGTAATCGAAGATCTGCAAACGCTCTCAGCGGCGGACCGCGTTGCCCGCTCGGTTCCGCTTTTACACACAATTGCTTGCGCCGTCGGGCAGTTCCACCGGCTGGAGCGCCAAATCGTTCACCGCGACCTGACGCCGAAGAACGTACTGATGGACGGAGACGTGCCGCGCATCACTGATTTCGGGATCGGCGGTGCGGCTGTGACCGCGGCCGTTGCCGATGCGACCGGACTCACCGAGTTCACGGTGCGCGTAGACACCATGCTCCGGTCGGCGGGCACGCCCCCGCACGCCAGCGCCCAGCAACTCGCGGGTAACGCCCCGGACCCTCGCGACGATGTGTACGCGCTCGGGGTAATGGCGTACCAGATGCTGACGGGTGAATTGGGCGCTCCCGGCGCCGACGCACGCGACAAATTGGAAGACCTGGGCGTGCCCGATGGGGTGATTCGGTTGATCGTGAAGAGCGTTTCCGATCCGTCGCGCCGCCCCAAAGATGCCGTCGAGTGGGCCGAGGTGCTGGTGCCGCTGCTCTCGGACCGCCCCGCGATCGCCCGCCCCTTAAAGCGGAGCGTAACTGTTCCTGGTGTGTGGTTTTCGCGCCCAGCGGCTGATTCAAATGCCGAGTGGGAACGCGTCGGGCACAGTCCGTGTGAGATTACGTTTGCGCCGGACCGAGCGTATCAGCTAAGTGTTAGCAATCAAGTCGCAGATGCCGACCTCGAAGGCTTCCGTGACTTGATTGACGTTCTATCTTTCTCATTGCTGACTATGTCACTGTGCGGGGCCGTAACGTCCGTTGGGCTCATGCACTTATCTCGCCTCGTGGCCCTGACGAGCCTAGATCTGAGCAACTGTCGTAGCGTAGCGGACCTCTCGCCGCTGTCGGGTCTCACCGCCCTGACGAGTCTGGATCTGAGCAATTGTCGTGGCGTAGCGGACTTCTCGCCGCTGTCGGGCCTCACCGCCCTGACGAGCCTGGACCTGGGTTTCTGCAACCGTGCAATGGACCTCTCGCCGCTGTCGGGTCTCACCGCCCTGACGAGCCTGTACCTGAATAGCAACCGTATAGCGGACCTCTCGCCGCTGTCGGGCCTCACCGCCCTGACGAACCTGGACCTGAATAGCAACCGTATAGCGGACCTCTCGCCGCTGTCGGGCCTTACCGCCCTGACGAGCCTGGACCTGGGTTTCTGCAACCGTGCAACGGACCTTGCTCCGCTGTCGGGTCTCACGGCCCTGACGAACCTGAACCTGCGTAATTGCGGTATAATGGACCTTGCTCCGCTGTCGGGTCTCACGGCCCTGACGAACCTGAACCTGCAGAACTGCAGAGGTATAACAGACCTTGCGCCGTTATCGGGTCTTACAGCTCTGACGAATCTGGACCTAAACAGCTGTAAAGGTCTAACGGACCTCGCACCGCTGGCCGGCCTGACAGCTCTGACGGCCCTGAACCTGGGACACTGTGAGCAGATAACGGACCTTACTCCACTGTTGAGTCTCACGGCCCTGACGACTCTAGATCTGTATTACTGCGACGACAAACTTGCCCTCCCCGACGAATTGCAAAAGCGAGTCAAGATCCTGCGCTGA
- a CDS encoding GNAT family N-acetyltransferase, giving the protein MPTLTLRGAEPSDWLFLDHLQRRHHDAIGYLPRVALEEAIDRRRVLLALENDAPAGYLYGKATYQRRADLAIIFQAAICFDARRRQMGTALVNEFLGRVPADVRQVCLWCASDLDANQFWSALGFEAVACRAGSHRTGRTHVFWCRHINGGAGTFWAPDSTRGGAMRETRVVVRVGAPLTSGAPV; this is encoded by the coding sequence ATGCCCACCCTGACACTGCGCGGCGCGGAGCCGTCCGACTGGCTGTTCCTGGACCACCTCCAGCGCCGCCACCACGACGCGATCGGGTACTTACCGCGCGTGGCCCTGGAAGAAGCGATCGACCGGCGCCGGGTGCTACTGGCCCTGGAGAACGACGCCCCGGCGGGCTACCTGTACGGCAAGGCGACGTACCAGCGCCGCGCGGACCTGGCGATCATCTTCCAGGCGGCGATCTGTTTTGATGCGCGCCGGCGCCAGATGGGAACGGCGCTGGTGAACGAGTTCTTGGGTCGCGTACCCGCGGACGTGCGACAGGTGTGCTTGTGGTGCGCCTCCGACCTGGACGCGAACCAGTTCTGGTCGGCGCTGGGGTTCGAGGCAGTGGCGTGTCGCGCCGGCTCCCATCGCACGGGTCGCACGCACGTGTTCTGGTGCCGTCACATCAACGGCGGCGCGGGCACGTTCTGGGCGCCCGACTCCACGCGCGGCGGCGCGATGCGCGAAACGCGGGTGGTAGTGCGGGTGGGCGCGCCACTGACGAGCGGTGCGCCTGTGTAA